From a region of the Synechococcus sp. RS9916 genome:
- the cobK gene encoding precorrin-6A reductase: MQEPRNRQLHVWLLAGTGEGPSLASALLARGFQVSVSVVTEAALRPYNALSLHHRWAGALSSVGAIVARIQHARIDLLVDATHPFATQVSAQLVQAVNQVSCPLVRFERALEPAPAAQVIERVDAIPSDALAGKRVLLALGARHLAAVVPPLRAAGAQPHARVLPTPLALRQAVAAGLADEHLALLQPLQGTVPGRLETALCRHWQIDAVVCRQSGGVTERCWHQVCSELGLDLWLLRRPGPPASVPVVHSVEQMLTLLG, encoded by the coding sequence ATGCAAGAGCCGCGGAATCGCCAGTTGCATGTCTGGCTGCTCGCCGGAACAGGTGAGGGTCCTTCCCTGGCGAGCGCTTTGCTGGCCAGGGGTTTTCAGGTCAGCGTGAGTGTGGTGACTGAGGCAGCGCTTCGGCCCTACAACGCGCTGTCTCTCCACCATCGATGGGCTGGAGCCTTGTCCAGTGTCGGGGCGATCGTGGCCCGCATTCAGCACGCCAGGATCGATCTGTTGGTCGATGCCACCCATCCCTTTGCCACCCAGGTGAGCGCTCAGCTGGTGCAAGCCGTCAATCAGGTCTCCTGCCCCTTGGTTCGCTTCGAGCGGGCGTTGGAACCAGCTCCTGCTGCGCAGGTGATTGAGCGGGTGGATGCCATACCCAGTGATGCTTTGGCAGGGAAAAGGGTGCTGTTAGCCCTGGGTGCCCGTCACCTTGCCGCTGTCGTGCCTCCCTTGCGGGCTGCTGGAGCCCAACCGCACGCCCGGGTGCTGCCCACCCCCCTGGCGCTGCGCCAGGCGGTGGCTGCTGGCCTGGCTGACGAGCACCTGGCTCTGCTGCAGCCGCTCCAGGGAACCGTGCCGGGTCGTCTGGAAACAGCGCTTTGCCGCCATTGGCAGATCGACGCCGTTGTCTGCCGGCAATCCGGTGGCGTCACCGAGCGCTGCTGGCACCAGGTGTGCTCTGAGCTGGGCCTCGACCTTTGGCTCCTGCGCCGCCCTGGCCCACCTGCCTCCGTGCCGGTGGTGCATAGCGTGGAGCAGATGCTCACCCTCTTGGGCTGA
- the psb27 gene encoding photosystem II protein Psb27 — translation MFSALQRLSRQLMSLTLAACLGLCLMLTACSGAGASTLTGDYVEDTVAVVHTLQSTIAMGQDDEGRAEAETAATDLINDYMSRYRPRPQVNGLSSFTTMQTALNSLAGHYKTYANRPLPDTLRARVDKELGKAEKAAVRGS, via the coding sequence ATGTTTTCCGCCCTGCAACGCCTGTCCAGACAACTGATGAGCCTGACCCTGGCGGCCTGCCTGGGTCTCTGCCTGATGCTCACAGCCTGTTCCGGCGCAGGGGCCTCAACCCTCACCGGGGATTACGTGGAAGACACGGTGGCGGTGGTGCACACACTGCAATCCACGATTGCCATGGGGCAGGACGACGAAGGCCGTGCAGAAGCGGAAACCGCTGCGACCGATTTGATCAACGACTACATGTCGCGCTACCGCCCCCGCCCCCAGGTGAATGGCCTCAGCTCCTTCACCACGATGCAAACAGCGCTGAACTCCCTGGCGGGTCATTACAAGACCTACGCCAATCGCCCTCTGCCCGACACCCTCCGTGCACGGGTGGACAAAGAACTGGGCAAGGCGGAGAAGGCCGCGGTACGCGGTAGCTGA
- the cutA gene encoding divalent-cation tolerance protein CutA — protein sequence MDATTADPLVLVLTTEADEGKADALAQALVEQGLAACVSRLPVRSTYRWQGQLESAQEVQLLIKTSRAGWPRLEQGLRALHSYDTPELLHWEAEASGAYGAWVSEAVAQAP from the coding sequence ATGGATGCCACCACTGCCGATCCTCTGGTTCTGGTGCTGACCACCGAAGCGGATGAAGGCAAGGCCGATGCTCTGGCGCAGGCGCTGGTGGAGCAGGGATTGGCCGCCTGCGTGAGTCGATTGCCAGTGCGTTCCACCTACCGCTGGCAAGGCCAATTGGAGTCTGCGCAGGAAGTGCAGTTGCTCATCAAAACCAGTCGTGCCGGCTGGCCCCGCCTCGAGCAGGGGTTGAGGGCGCTCCACAGCTACGACACCCCCGAACTTCTCCACTGGGAGGCCGAGGCTTCGGGGGCCTACGGCGCCTGGGTGTCGGAGGCTGTTGCCCAGGCGCCGTAG
- a CDS encoding adenylosuccinate synthase, with product MSLANVVVIGAQWGDEGKGKITDLLSRSADVVVRYQGGVNAGHTIVVDEQVLKLHLIPSGILYPDTVCLIGSGTVVDPKVMLGELDMLIANGIDISGLKLSSTAHVTMPYHRLLDEAMEKQRGDRKIGTTGRGIGPTYADKSQRSGIRVIDLLDEARLRDRLDGPLQEKNQLLQTIYGVEPLDAEDVISEYLAYGKRLAPHVVDCTREIHQAARDRKNILFEGAQGTLLDLDHGTYPYVTSSNPISGGACIGAGVGPTLIDRVIGVAKAYTTRVGEGPFPTELEGSLNDHLCDRGGEFGTTTGRRRRCGWFDGVIGRYAVGVNGLDCLAITKLDVLDELDELQVCVAYDLDGERIEHFPSCAEEFARCQPIFVTLPGWQCSTAECRTLEDLPEKAMAYLRFLADLMEVPIAIVSLGAGRDQTIVVEDPIHGPKRALLSA from the coding sequence GTGTCTTTGGCCAACGTTGTCGTCATCGGTGCGCAGTGGGGTGACGAGGGAAAAGGGAAGATCACCGATCTCCTGAGCCGCTCCGCTGATGTCGTTGTCCGGTATCAGGGCGGCGTCAACGCAGGGCACACAATCGTTGTGGACGAGCAGGTGCTGAAACTGCACCTAATTCCATCGGGCATCCTTTATCCCGACACCGTTTGCCTGATTGGTTCAGGCACGGTTGTGGATCCCAAAGTGATGTTGGGTGAGCTCGACATGCTCATCGCCAACGGCATCGATATTTCTGGGCTGAAGCTGTCGTCCACGGCCCACGTGACCATGCCCTACCACCGCCTGCTCGACGAGGCGATGGAGAAGCAGCGGGGCGACCGCAAGATCGGCACCACAGGCCGGGGGATCGGCCCCACCTATGCCGACAAGTCACAGCGCAGCGGCATCCGGGTGATTGACCTACTGGATGAGGCACGCCTTCGCGACCGCCTCGACGGCCCCCTGCAGGAAAAGAATCAGCTGCTCCAGACGATCTACGGCGTCGAACCCCTTGATGCCGAGGACGTGATCAGCGAGTACCTCGCTTACGGCAAGCGGCTCGCTCCCCACGTGGTCGACTGCACCCGGGAGATCCATCAGGCCGCCCGCGACCGCAAAAACATCCTGTTCGAGGGTGCTCAAGGAACCCTGCTCGACCTGGACCACGGCACCTACCCCTACGTCACCTCCTCCAACCCCATTTCCGGTGGAGCCTGCATTGGTGCTGGTGTCGGCCCCACCCTGATCGACCGGGTGATCGGCGTGGCCAAGGCCTACACCACTCGCGTGGGCGAAGGTCCTTTCCCCACCGAACTGGAGGGCAGTCTCAACGACCACCTGTGTGACCGCGGCGGTGAATTTGGCACCACAACGGGCCGCCGGCGCCGCTGTGGCTGGTTCGACGGTGTGATCGGCCGCTACGCCGTCGGCGTGAACGGTCTCGACTGCCTCGCCATCACCAAGCTGGACGTGCTCGACGAACTGGATGAACTCCAGGTGTGCGTGGCCTATGACCTCGACGGTGAGCGCATTGAACACTTCCCGTCCTGCGCCGAGGAATTTGCCCGCTGCCAGCCGATCTTCGTGACCCTGCCCGGCTGGCAGTGCTCCACTGCTGAGTGCCGCACCCTTGAAGACCTGCCCGAAAAGGCCATGGCCTATCTGCGCTTCCTCGCGGATCTGATGGAAGTGCCGATTGCAATCGTGTCGCTCGGTGCCGGCCGCGACCAGACGATTGTGGTGGAGGACCCTATCCATGGCCCCAAACGCGCCTTGCTGAGCGCCTGA
- a CDS encoding adenosine kinase, with translation MSTSRFNNNATLDVVGIGNAIVDVLVQTDDGFLNTHSLQKGGMALIDEKQAETLYQASGPGQETSGGSVANTMVGIAQLGGRTGFIGRVRDDQLGTIFSHDIRAVGTRFETSAATTGATTARCLIYVTPDAERTMCTFLGASTQLEPDDLDLSMVKQTKVLYLEGYLWDSPAAKRAFLAGAEACRAAGGQVALSLSDGFCVDRHRDSFLELVHNHVDVLFANEVEIKSLYQTDDFETALEQVRGRCSVIAVTRSDQGSVVLSGDQRWDVGIYSLGDLVDTTGAGDLYAGGFLHAYTQGDSLERCGQLGALCAGQIVTQLGARSKECLKTLASTHLN, from the coding sequence ATGAGCACTTCCCGCTTCAACAACAACGCCACCCTCGATGTCGTGGGGATCGGCAACGCCATTGTTGATGTGCTCGTCCAGACCGACGACGGATTCCTCAACACCCATTCCCTTCAGAAGGGTGGGATGGCTCTAATTGACGAGAAACAGGCTGAAACCCTCTACCAAGCCAGTGGCCCAGGCCAGGAGACCTCTGGGGGCTCGGTGGCGAACACCATGGTGGGCATCGCTCAGCTGGGAGGGCGGACCGGATTCATCGGTCGCGTGCGCGATGACCAGCTCGGAACAATCTTCAGCCATGACATCCGGGCCGTGGGCACCCGCTTCGAAACGTCGGCGGCAACCACTGGCGCCACCACAGCCCGCTGCCTGATCTATGTGACTCCAGACGCGGAGCGCACGATGTGCACCTTCCTCGGGGCCTCCACCCAGCTGGAACCCGATGATCTTGATCTGTCGATGGTGAAGCAGACCAAGGTCCTTTATCTCGAGGGCTATCTGTGGGACAGCCCGGCTGCCAAGCGGGCCTTCCTTGCCGGTGCTGAAGCCTGCCGGGCCGCAGGCGGCCAAGTGGCTTTATCCCTCTCCGATGGCTTTTGCGTCGACCGCCACCGCGACAGCTTCCTTGAACTGGTCCACAACCACGTGGACGTGCTGTTCGCCAATGAGGTCGAAATCAAGTCGCTCTACCAAACCGATGACTTCGAAACCGCCCTCGAGCAGGTGCGCGGCCGTTGTTCTGTGATTGCCGTGACCCGCAGCGACCAAGGATCCGTGGTGCTGAGCGGTGATCAGCGCTGGGATGTGGGCATCTACAGCCTTGGCGACCTGGTGGACACCACAGGGGCAGGCGACCTCTATGCCGGTGGCTTCCTGCACGCCTACACCCAGGGAGACTCCCTGGAGCGCTGCGGCCAGCTCGGGGCCCTCTGCGCCGGCCAGATCGTCACCCAGCTGGGCGCCCGCTCCAAGGAGTGCCTCAAGACCCTGGCGAGCACCCACCTCAACTGA
- a CDS encoding single-stranded DNA-binding protein: protein MNHCVLEVEVMQAPTLRYTQDNQTPIAEMEVRFDGLRPDDPPGQLKVVGWGNLAQDLQNRVQPGQRLLIEGRLRMNTVPRQDGTKEKRAEFTLSRLHPVGAAAPAQPQGGGQAPNAGMAPQGQRQAAPAPVRQNPPAAAAPAPAPEAAQWNSAPLVPDTDDIPF from the coding sequence ATGAATCACTGCGTGCTCGAAGTAGAGGTGATGCAGGCACCCACCCTTCGCTACACCCAGGACAACCAGACACCGATCGCCGAAATGGAGGTGCGGTTTGACGGCCTGCGCCCCGATGACCCACCGGGTCAGCTCAAAGTTGTGGGTTGGGGCAACCTGGCGCAGGATCTGCAGAACCGGGTGCAACCAGGCCAGCGCCTGCTGATCGAAGGGCGTCTGCGCATGAACACGGTGCCCCGCCAGGACGGCACCAAGGAGAAACGGGCCGAATTCACCTTGTCCCGACTTCACCCCGTTGGCGCTGCCGCCCCCGCGCAACCCCAGGGTGGCGGTCAAGCGCCGAACGCTGGCATGGCCCCGCAGGGCCAGCGCCAGGCCGCACCCGCACCTGTGCGTCAGAACCCTCCGGCCGCTGCAGCTCCAGCGCCAGCCCCTGAGGCAGCCCAGTGGAACAGTGCCCCTCTGGTGCCGGACACCGACGACATCCCCTTCTGA